A single window of Polaribacter sp. SA4-10 DNA harbors:
- the glpK gene encoding glycerol kinase GlpK: MTNKFIIALDQGTTSSRAVVVNIKGEIIAIEQQEIEQIFPESGWVEHCPIAILETQLSTLKKVIKKAEIHPKEIVGIGITNQRETTVVWNKNTGKPIYNAIVWQDKRTANSCENLKKKGLENHIKQTTGLVIDSYFSATKINWILENVENAREEAEKGKLLFGTIDTWLLWNLTDKKIHATDYSNASRTMLFDIKNLCWDEKILTALTIPKSMLPKVNPSSFHFGNYKIDGFKIPITGIAGDQQAALFGQTCFKKGEAKNTYGTGCFMLMNTGNDIQFSKSGLLTTIAWGIDNKIFYALEGSVFIAGAAIQWLRDGLKIISSAEESEIFASEVEGENPVIVVPAFAGLGAPYWDMYARGAIFGLTRDTGKNHLIKATLQSLAYQTKDLLIAMQNDAETKLTSLKVDGGASNNDLLMQFQSDILDCIVERPKITETTVLGAAYLAGIYVGLWSKEDILSFRKIDKEFSPTFSSEKREKLYKKWLKAVERSKDWID; this comes from the coding sequence ATGACAAACAAATTTATCATCGCTTTAGATCAAGGAACAACAAGTTCTCGGGCTGTTGTTGTAAATATAAAAGGAGAAATTATTGCGATTGAACAGCAAGAAATTGAACAAATTTTTCCAGAATCTGGTTGGGTAGAACATTGTCCGATAGCAATTTTAGAAACGCAACTTTCTACCTTAAAAAAGGTAATTAAAAAAGCTGAAATTCATCCGAAGGAAATTGTAGGAATTGGAATTACAAATCAAAGAGAAACTACCGTTGTTTGGAATAAAAACACCGGAAAACCAATTTACAATGCAATTGTTTGGCAAGATAAACGAACTGCAAATAGTTGCGAAAACCTTAAGAAAAAAGGATTAGAAAATCATATAAAACAAACTACAGGTTTGGTAATTGATTCTTATTTTTCTGCTACAAAAATAAATTGGATTCTAGAAAATGTAGAAAACGCCAGAGAAGAAGCTGAAAAAGGAAAGCTACTTTTTGGAACTATTGATACGTGGCTTTTATGGAATTTAACCGATAAAAAAATTCACGCTACAGATTACAGCAACGCATCAAGAACAATGCTTTTTGATATTAAAAATTTGTGTTGGGATGAAAAAATATTGACAGCATTAACGATTCCAAAATCAATGTTACCAAAAGTAAATCCTTCTTCTTTTCACTTTGGAAATTATAAAATTGATGGATTTAAAATTCCAATTACCGGAATTGCTGGAGATCAACAAGCAGCGCTATTTGGCCAAACTTGTTTCAAAAAAGGAGAAGCAAAAAACACCTATGGAACAGGTTGTTTTATGTTAATGAATACAGGAAATGATATTCAGTTTTCTAAAAGCGGTTTATTAACAACCATTGCTTGGGGAATTGATAACAAAATTTTTTATGCTTTAGAAGGAAGTGTTTTTATTGCTGGTGCAGCAATTCAATGGTTAAGAGATGGTTTAAAAATTATCTCTTCTGCAGAAGAATCTGAGATTTTTGCATCAGAAGTTGAAGGAGAGAATCCTGTAATTGTTGTTCCTGCTTTTGCTGGTTTAGGCGCTCCTTATTGGGACATGTATGCAAGAGGTGCCATCTTTGGATTAACAAGAGATACTGGAAAAAATCATTTAATAAAAGCAACATTACAATCATTAGCATATCAAACAAAAGATCTTTTAATTGCGATGCAAAATGATGCAGAAACTAAGTTAACTTCACTAAAGGTTGATGGCGGAGCAAGCAATAATGATTTATTAATGCAATTTCAATCTGATATTTTAGATTGCATTGTAGAAAGACCAAAAATAACGGAAACAACCGTTTTGGGAGCTGCTTACTTAGCAGGGATTTATGTTGGTTTATGGAGTAAAGAAGATATTTTATCCTTTAGAAAAATTGATAAAGAATTCTCGCCAACTTTTTCATCAGAAAAGAGAGAAAAATTATATAAAAAATGGTTAAAAGCTGTTGAACGCTCTAAAGATTGGATTGATTAA
- a CDS encoding GNAT family N-acetyltransferase: MIKVSENIKLKEVSNLDSETLYKLMKEIYPLAYSHFWTDKGDWYVNTQYSKERLLKELLEENSDNYFILFKDKIIGNFRIIWDDKLAGLTQEKQVKLHRVYLHQNTQGNGIGNELMAWLENKAKEKGYRIIWLDAMNEQPQAFQFYKKRGYKYHSHIFLPFKLLHDEVRKMSQIFKEI; this comes from the coding sequence ATGATTAAAGTATCAGAAAATATAAAGTTAAAAGAGGTTTCTAATTTAGATTCTGAAACTCTTTACAAGTTAATGAAGGAAATTTATCCTTTAGCCTATAGTCATTTTTGGACTGATAAAGGAGATTGGTATGTGAATACACAATATTCTAAAGAGCGTCTTTTAAAAGAGTTATTAGAAGAAAATTCTGATAATTACTTTATCCTTTTTAAAGATAAAATAATTGGTAATTTTAGAATTATTTGGGACGATAAATTAGCTGGTTTAACACAAGAAAAACAAGTAAAACTACATAGAGTATATCTACACCAAAATACACAAGGAAACGGAATTGGTAATGAATTGATGGCTTGGTTAGAAAACAAAGCCAAAGAAAAAGGATATAGAATTATTTGGTTAGATGCAATGAACGAGCAACCTCAAGCTTTTCAGTTTTATAAAAAGCGAGGTTACAAATATCATTCTCACATTTTTTTACCTTTTAAATTATTACATGATGAGGTTCGAAAAATGAGTCAGATTTTTAAAGAAATTTAA
- the pheS gene encoding phenylalanine--tRNA ligase subunit alpha, protein MLDKVKELIGDVKAFNATSKEEVESFRIKYLGSKGLLKDLFAEFKNVDAESRKDFGQALNNLKKSAEEKVIQLNEALDNSVEEKGIYGDLTRPSEPIELGSRHPISLVKNKIIEVFNRIGFTVSEGPEIEDDWHNFTALNLPEYHPARDMQDTFFIDKNPDTLLRTHTSSVQVRYMENNTPPIRTISPGRVFRNEDISARAHCIFHQVEGLYIDTDVSFADLKQTLLYFTKEMFGKSKIRLRPSYFPFTEPSAEVDIYWGLETETDYKITKGTGWLEIMGCGMVDPNVLKNANIDPTKYSGYAFGMGIERIAMLLYQIPDIRMFYENDKRFLEQFKSVI, encoded by the coding sequence ATGTTAGATAAAGTAAAAGAACTGATTGGTGATGTAAAAGCATTTAATGCAACTTCTAAAGAAGAGGTTGAATCTTTTAGAATTAAATACTTAGGAAGTAAAGGTCTTTTAAAAGATTTATTTGCTGAATTTAAAAATGTTGACGCTGAATCACGTAAGGATTTTGGACAAGCGCTAAACAACCTTAAAAAATCTGCGGAAGAAAAAGTTATTCAATTAAATGAAGCTTTAGATAACTCTGTTGAAGAAAAAGGAATTTATGGCGATTTAACGCGTCCTTCTGAGCCAATAGAATTAGGTTCTCGTCATCCAATTTCATTGGTTAAAAATAAAATTATTGAAGTTTTTAATAGAATTGGTTTCACGGTTTCTGAAGGTCCAGAAATTGAAGATGATTGGCATAACTTTACTGCTTTAAACTTACCAGAATATCACCCTGCTAGAGATATGCAGGATACTTTTTTTATTGATAAAAATCCAGATACTTTATTAAGAACCCACACTTCTTCTGTGCAAGTTCGTTATATGGAAAATAATACGCCGCCTATTAGAACTATTTCTCCTGGAAGGGTTTTTAGAAATGAAGATATTTCTGCGCGTGCTCACTGTATTTTTCATCAAGTTGAAGGTTTGTATATAGATACTGATGTTTCTTTTGCAGATTTAAAACAAACGCTTTTATACTTTACTAAAGAGATGTTTGGAAAATCTAAAATTAGACTACGTCCTTCTTATTTCCCTTTTACTGAGCCAAGTGCAGAAGTAGATATTTATTGGGGATTAGAAACTGAAACTGATTATAAAATTACAAAAGGAACGGGTTGGTTAGAAATTATGGGTTGTGGTATGGTAGATCCTAATGTGTTGAAAAATGCCAATATTGATCCAACAAAATATTCTGGTTACGCTTTTGGTATGGGAATAGAACGTATTGCAATGTTGTTATATCAAATACCAGATATTAGAATGTTTTACGAAAATGATAAACGCTTTTTAGAGCAATTTAAATCTGTTATATAA
- a CDS encoding Na+/H+ antiporter NhaC family protein, producing MEYGFLSIVPPIVAIILALRTKQVYIALLFGIWFSWLIIKGWNPLDGTLAMIEGLVNVFKSPGNTRTIMFSALVGALLIFIQYSRGVEGFINILNKLILKVEKKQAGYSRVLVQLLATITGLLLFVETSISSLTVGTLYRPIFDKLGIPREKLAYIADSSSAPSSILIPFNAWGAFIMGLLLTQGIEKPFSLMMSSIKYNFYPLLAIAILFIVIFTKKDFGPMKKAEKRTKETGELMNPNAIPMVSDEVTSFPPKEGIKAKAYNMIVPLLVMVLMMPINLIYTGWNAVEGATSFLNHAAQAIGNGSGSSSVLYAVITSLLVAMVMYFIQGIMKPKEMVNLTLKGISELMPLALLMLLAFAIGDACKELETGIYVANVTKDWLSPELLPAVVFIISSFIAFSTGTSWGTFAIMLAISVPMANIHGADLTIVVAATLGGGIFGDHCSPISDTSIISSMASASDHIDHVKTQLPYALVGGAITTILYLIIGFLG from the coding sequence ATGGAGTATGGTTTTCTTTCAATTGTTCCGCCAATTGTTGCAATTATTTTAGCGTTAAGAACAAAGCAGGTTTATATTGCTTTGTTATTTGGAATCTGGTTTTCTTGGCTGATTATCAAGGGTTGGAATCCGTTAGACGGAACATTGGCAATGATAGAAGGATTGGTAAATGTTTTTAAATCACCAGGAAATACAAGAACCATAATGTTTAGTGCTTTGGTTGGTGCGTTATTAATTTTTATTCAATATTCTAGAGGAGTTGAAGGATTTATAAATATTTTAAATAAACTGATTTTAAAAGTTGAAAAAAAACAAGCTGGTTATAGTCGCGTTTTAGTTCAGCTTTTAGCAACAATTACAGGGTTATTATTATTTGTAGAAACAAGTATTAGTTCTTTAACTGTTGGAACTTTATACAGACCAATTTTTGATAAGTTAGGAATTCCGCGTGAAAAACTCGCATATATAGCAGATTCTAGCTCTGCGCCTTCATCCATCTTAATTCCCTTTAATGCTTGGGGCGCTTTTATTATGGGATTGTTATTAACGCAAGGAATAGAGAAGCCATTTTCTTTAATGATGAGCTCTATTAAATATAATTTTTACCCTTTGTTAGCCATCGCCATTCTTTTTATTGTGATTTTCACCAAAAAAGATTTTGGTCCGATGAAAAAAGCAGAGAAGAGAACCAAAGAAACAGGAGAATTAATGAATCCTAATGCAATACCAATGGTTTCTGATGAGGTAACTTCATTTCCACCAAAAGAAGGGATAAAAGCGAAAGCATATAATATGATTGTTCCTTTATTGGTAATGGTTTTAATGATGCCAATCAACTTAATTTATACAGGTTGGAATGCTGTAGAAGGTGCAACCTCATTTTTAAACCATGCTGCACAAGCAATCGGAAATGGTTCTGGATCTTCATCAGTTTTATATGCGGTAATTACATCTCTTTTAGTGGCAATGGTCATGTATTTTATACAAGGAATTATGAAGCCAAAAGAAATGGTGAATTTAACGTTAAAAGGAATTAGTGAGTTAATGCCATTAGCTTTATTGATGTTGTTAGCATTTGCAATTGGTGATGCTTGTAAGGAGTTAGAAACGGGAATCTATGTTGCAAACGTTACTAAAGATTGGTTGTCGCCAGAATTACTACCTGCAGTTGTCTTTATCATAAGTTCTTTTATTGCATTTTCTACAGGAACATCTTGGGGAACTTTTGCAATTATGTTGGCAATTTCTGTACCAATGGCAAATATTCATGGAGCAGATTTAACCATTGTTGTTGCTGCAACTTTAGGTGGAGGAATTTTTGGAGATCATTGTTCACCAATTTCAGATACTTCTATTATTTCATCAATGGCGTCTGCAAGTGATCATATAGATCATGTAAAAACACAATTACCGTATGCGTTAGTTGGTGGAGCTATCACCACTATTTTGTATTTAATTATTGGTTTTTTGGGGTAA
- a CDS encoding glycerol-3-phosphate dehydrogenase/oxidase, translating to MKKFSYLERENSTKELQATEFDLLIIGGGITGAGIALDAASRGMKVALIEKNDFASGTSSKSTKLIHGGLRYLKQFDFWLVKEVGTERAIVHKLAPHLVIPEKMILPLIDGGTYGSWLTSIGLKVYDILASVEGEDKRVMLDKEEALEKEPLLPESILNGAGYYAEYRTDDARLTIEVLKTALDYDAKLLNYAEATEFIYKDERVVGAKVKDTFTDASFEIKAKYVVNACGPWVDELRQMNHSKTGKRLHLTKGVHLVVPHEKLPVKQSVYFDVPDGRMMFAIPRGKVTYFGTTDTNYQLDKNNVETNLVDATYLISAVNNMFPEISLTLEDVQSSWAGLRPLIHEEGKSASELSRKDEIFVSDTELISIAGGKLTGYRKMAERIVDLVSKKYNRRYDKEFSAIKTEEINLSGGTFKNSSEVKSYIDAIHNRIAEVDFDEKDAEYLVHNYGKQTDTILQKFDDLYHDDMQEKMIMAEVWFAVNYEMACTPTDFFMRRTGRLFFDKPSVDLFKNLTLKEFTNHFKWDEKTAKMHLNELDEKINLASSFN from the coding sequence ATGAAAAAATTCTCCTATTTAGAAAGAGAAAATAGTACCAAAGAATTACAAGCTACAGAATTTGACTTATTAATTATTGGAGGAGGAATTACAGGTGCAGGAATTGCTTTAGACGCAGCTTCTAGAGGAATGAAAGTTGCTTTGATAGAGAAGAATGATTTTGCTTCTGGAACAAGTAGTAAATCAACAAAACTGATTCATGGAGGTTTGCGTTATTTAAAACAATTCGATTTTTGGTTGGTAAAAGAAGTAGGAACAGAACGTGCAATTGTACACAAATTAGCGCCCCATTTAGTCATTCCAGAAAAAATGATTTTACCTTTAATTGATGGTGGAACTTATGGTTCTTGGCTAACCTCAATTGGGTTAAAAGTATACGATATTTTAGCTTCTGTAGAAGGAGAAGATAAGCGTGTAATGTTGGATAAAGAGGAAGCTTTAGAAAAAGAACCTTTACTGCCAGAAAGTATTTTAAATGGCGCTGGTTACTACGCAGAATACAGAACAGATGATGCTCGTTTAACAATTGAAGTTTTAAAAACTGCATTAGATTATGATGCAAAATTGTTGAATTATGCAGAAGCAACTGAATTTATTTACAAAGATGAAAGGGTTGTTGGTGCAAAAGTAAAAGATACTTTTACGGATGCATCTTTTGAAATTAAAGCAAAATATGTAGTAAATGCTTGTGGGCCTTGGGTAGATGAATTAAGACAAATGAATCACTCTAAAACAGGGAAAAGATTACACTTAACAAAAGGGGTTCATTTAGTAGTTCCTCATGAAAAATTACCTGTAAAACAATCTGTTTATTTTGATGTTCCAGATGGCCGAATGATGTTTGCAATTCCGCGTGGAAAAGTCACTTATTTTGGAACAACAGATACGAATTATCAGTTAGATAAAAACAATGTAGAAACAAACCTAGTGGATGCAACGTATTTAATTTCTGCAGTTAATAATATGTTTCCAGAAATTAGTTTAACGCTAGAGGATGTTCAATCTTCTTGGGCTGGTTTGCGTCCGTTAATTCATGAAGAAGGAAAATCTGCTTCAGAATTGTCTAGAAAAGACGAAATTTTTGTTTCTGATACTGAACTTATTTCAATTGCTGGAGGAAAATTAACGGGTTATAGAAAAATGGCAGAACGAATTGTAGATTTGGTTAGTAAAAAATACAACCGTCGCTATGATAAAGAGTTTAGTGCTATTAAAACGGAAGAAATTAACCTTTCAGGCGGAACTTTTAAAAATTCGTCTGAAGTTAAAAGTTATATCGATGCCATTCATAATCGAATTGCAGAAGTAGATTTTGATGAAAAAGATGCAGAATATCTAGTCCATAATTACGGAAAGCAAACAGATACAATATTGCAAAAGTTTGATGATTTATATCATGACGATATGCAAGAAAAAATGATAATGGCTGAAGTTTGGTTTGCTGTAAACTACGAAATGGCTTGCACGCCAACTGATTTCTTTATGCGAAGAACGGGTAGATTATTTTTTGACAAACCCTCTGTAGACCTATTTAAAAATTTGACTTTAAAAGAATTTACAAATCATTTTAAGTGGGATGAAAAAACAGCAAAAATGCACTTAAATGAATTAGATGAAAAAATTAATTTAGCATCATCATTTAATTAA
- a CDS encoding NAD(P)H-dependent glycerol-3-phosphate dehydrogenase translates to MSKQPKIAVLGGGSWATAIVKMLTENLDIVGWYMRNEQAIEHIKKNGHNPNYLSAAELDATKLDLSNDINTTVENYDILIFAIPSAFLMSELEKLNKSLEGKIIFSAIKGIVPETGLIIGEHFNVEYNIPLENIGVITGPCHAEEVAMERLSYLTIACQDENKAKIIADSLESWYIKTKISDDIIGTEYAAMLKNIYAIAAGIAHGLGYGDNFQAVLMSNSIREMKRFIKKVHKMKRNINNSAYLGDLLVTGYSSFSRNRLFGNMVGKGYTVKSAQLEMSMIAEGYYAAKSAFKIKEENGANTPIIDAVYSILYNHKDAKKEFNKLTDKLD, encoded by the coding sequence ATGAGTAAGCAGCCAAAAATAGCAGTTTTAGGAGGAGGAAGTTGGGCAACTGCCATTGTAAAGATGTTAACAGAAAACTTAGATATAGTTGGCTGGTACATGAGAAATGAACAAGCAATTGAGCATATAAAGAAGAATGGACACAACCCAAATTATTTAAGTGCTGCGGAGTTAGATGCTACTAAATTAGATCTATCTAATGATATTAATACTACTGTTGAAAATTATGATATTTTAATTTTTGCAATTCCTTCTGCGTTTTTAATGAGCGAATTAGAAAAGTTAAATAAATCATTAGAGGGGAAAATAATTTTTTCAGCAATTAAAGGGATTGTACCTGAAACAGGTTTAATTATTGGAGAACATTTTAACGTAGAATATAATATTCCACTAGAAAATATTGGAGTAATTACTGGGCCTTGTCATGCAGAAGAAGTTGCAATGGAGCGTTTATCTTACTTAACAATTGCTTGTCAAGATGAGAATAAAGCTAAAATAATTGCAGATTCTTTAGAGAGTTGGTATATAAAAACAAAGATTTCTGATGATATTATTGGTACAGAATATGCTGCAATGTTAAAAAACATTTATGCAATTGCTGCTGGTATTGCACACGGTTTAGGTTATGGAGATAATTTTCAAGCTGTGTTAATGAGTAACTCTATTAGAGAAATGAAACGTTTTATTAAGAAAGTTCATAAAATGAAACGTAACATTAATAACTCTGCTTATTTAGGAGATTTATTGGTTACAGGGTATTCTTCTTTTAGTAGAAATAGACTTTTTGGAAACATGGTAGGTAAAGGCTACACTGTAAAGTCTGCTCAATTAGAAATGAGTATGATTGCAGAAGGATATTATGCTGCTAAAAGTGCTTTCAAAATAAAAGAAGAAAACGGAGCTAATACACCAATTATAGACGCTGTTTATAGTATTTTATACAACCATAAAGACGCAAAAAAAGAATTTAATAAGTTGACTGATAAATTAGATTAA
- the dut gene encoding dUTP diphosphatase, with product MNVQIINNSKHATPNYETEGAAGMDLRANIEEEITLKPLERAIVKTGLFIALPVGFEAQVRPRSGLAAKKGITVLNSPGTVDADYRGEIGVILVNLSNEDFIINDGERIAQLVIAKHERAIWKEVTVLSETARGSGGFGSTGV from the coding sequence ATGAACGTACAAATCATAAACAACTCTAAACACGCAACTCCAAATTACGAAACTGAAGGCGCTGCAGGAATGGATTTAAGAGCAAATATAGAAGAAGAAATCACACTAAAACCTCTTGAACGCGCAATTGTAAAGACAGGCTTATTTATAGCTTTACCAGTTGGTTTTGAAGCACAAGTAAGACCAAGAAGTGGTTTGGCTGCAAAAAAAGGAATTACTGTTTTAAATTCTCCCGGAACTGTAGATGCAGATTATAGAGGAGAAATAGGTGTAATTTTAGTCAATTTATCTAACGAAGATTTTATAATAAATGATGGAGAAAGAATTGCGCAACTTGTAATTGCAAAACATGAACGTGCAATTTGGAAAGAAGTTACTGTTTTAAGTGAAACAGCACGTGGTTCTGGAGGTTTTGGAAGTACAGGAGTTTAA
- a CDS encoding pyridoxamine 5'-phosphate oxidase family protein — MSKFYKKITPRIQKFIEAQKMFFVATAPTSGRINLSPKGMDSFRVLNENKVLWLSVTGSGNETAAHLLENERITIMFCSFEGAPNVLRLYGKGKEIKPNDAGWSDVISLFPETPGTRQIFDITIESAQNSCGMSIPFYEFKEERNELNEWATTEGKDKIEHYWEDINQTSIDGLPTNIIKN; from the coding sequence ATGTCGAAATTCTATAAAAAAATTACTCCAAGAATTCAAAAATTTATTGAGGCACAAAAAATGTTTTTTGTGGCTACTGCGCCAACTTCTGGAAGAATAAATTTATCGCCAAAAGGAATGGATTCTTTTAGAGTACTAAATGAAAACAAAGTTTTATGGTTAAGTGTTACAGGAAGTGGAAACGAAACTGCAGCACATTTACTAGAAAACGAACGCATAACAATTATGTTTTGTTCTTTTGAAGGCGCTCCTAATGTTTTACGTTTGTACGGGAAAGGAAAAGAAATAAAACCAAATGATGCCGGTTGGAGTGATGTGATTTCACTATTTCCAGAAACTCCAGGAACCCGTCAAATCTTTGATATCACTATAGAATCTGCTCAAAATTCTTGCGGAATGTCAATTCCTTTTTATGAATTTAAAGAGGAAAGAAATGAATTAAATGAGTGGGCAACAACAGAAGGAAAAGATAAAATTGAACACTATTGGGAAGACATAAATCAAACAAGTATTGATGGTTTACCAACAAATATTATAAAAAATTAA
- a CDS encoding alpha/beta hydrolase, whose translation MKKTIFLLFFAFFLMISCGVKQAKKETSIKIEEKNSIQKGTVSILEKEFIIEGLNTISHKIWLYLPPNYTSSKERFSVIYMHDAQNLFDAKTSYAGEWEVDETLNDIYNKTGKSFIVVGVENGGEKRIEEYTPWKNKKYGGGKGAIYVDFLVNELKPYIDTTYRTKSTSKNTAIIGSSLGGLISFYGGLKYPKVFGKIGALSTSFWFSSEVQKFARENGKQSNSKMYLLAGEKESGPMAVDTENMAALLIELGFPTKKLKTKIVPDGTHSESFWRAEFSETITYLFNL comes from the coding sequence ATGAAGAAAACAATATTCTTATTATTTTTTGCTTTTTTTCTGATGATTTCTTGCGGTGTAAAGCAAGCTAAAAAAGAAACTTCAATAAAAATTGAAGAAAAAAATTCTATACAAAAAGGTACTGTTTCTATTTTAGAAAAGGAATTTATTATTGAAGGTTTAAATACTATTTCTCATAAAATTTGGTTGTATTTACCTCCAAATTACACTTCTTCAAAAGAAAGATTTTCTGTAATTTACATGCATGATGCTCAAAATTTATTTGATGCTAAAACTTCGTATGCTGGAGAATGGGAAGTTGATGAAACCTTAAATGACATCTATAATAAAACAGGAAAAAGCTTTATTGTTGTTGGTGTAGAAAATGGTGGCGAAAAAAGAATTGAAGAATATACCCCTTGGAAAAACAAAAAATATGGTGGTGGAAAAGGTGCTATTTATGTAGATTTTCTAGTAAATGAATTAAAACCATATATTGATACTACCTATAGAACAAAATCTACATCAAAAAATACAGCAATAATTGGTAGTTCTTTAGGTGGATTAATTTCATTCTACGGCGGTTTAAAATATCCTAAGGTTTTTGGTAAAATTGGCGCACTTTCTACTTCTTTTTGGTTTTCTAGTGAAGTCCAAAAATTTGCTAGAGAAAATGGTAAACAAAGTAACTCAAAAATGTACCTTTTAGCAGGTGAAAAAGAAAGTGGTCCTATGGCTGTTGATACAGAAAACATGGCAGCACTTTTAATAGAACTTGGTTTTCCAACAAAAAAATTAAAAACAAAAATTGTTCCAGATGGAACGCACTCAGAGTCTTTTTGGAGAGCAGAATTTTCAGAAACAATAACCTACTTATTTAATTTATAA
- a CDS encoding MFS transporter, with amino-acid sequence MAKKDPYGALRIKEFNIFLFVRFLLVFGWSMQFIVIEWQVYSITKDPLSLGIIGLMEIIPAFSMALFAGHIVDQNEKRNLLAICTAAFSLISLGLFLLTTDGIVGSWSTNSILYSIYALVFFGGFLRSFFGPTIFSLVALLVPKNIYHNAATWSTSTWKTASVSGALFGGFFISWIGVDMTLCLVFILVVLSFIVLFQIEKKPILNKKIGEPMKESLKAGVKFVFQNKAILGVLSLDMIAVLFGGTVAILSVFAQDVLKVGPEGFGILNASISMGSILTMFITTYIPISQNTGKKMLISVFIFGLSIIAFGLSSIFWVSVLALFISGAADGISMVIRQTILQLKTPDEMRGRVASVNSMFVGSSNELGAFESGLAAKILGPVAAVVFGGTMTLITVTATGILNPKLRKLDLTKDIEENDKE; translated from the coding sequence ATGGCAAAAAAAGACCCTTATGGAGCATTAAGAATAAAGGAATTCAATATTTTTTTGTTTGTTAGATTTCTACTTGTTTTTGGTTGGTCTATGCAATTTATTGTTATTGAATGGCAAGTGTATTCAATTACTAAAGATCCTTTATCTCTTGGAATAATTGGGTTAATGGAAATTATTCCCGCATTTAGCATGGCTTTATTTGCAGGTCATATTGTAGATCAAAATGAAAAAAGAAATTTACTAGCAATTTGTACCGCCGCTTTTTCATTAATTAGTTTAGGGTTATTTCTCTTAACTACAGATGGTATTGTTGGTAGTTGGTCTACAAACTCAATTTTATATTCTATCTACGCCTTGGTTTTCTTTGGCGGTTTTTTACGTTCTTTTTTTGGTCCTACAATTTTTTCTTTGGTAGCATTATTAGTGCCTAAAAACATTTATCATAATGCGGCAACCTGGAGCACAAGTACATGGAAAACAGCATCCGTTTCAGGAGCTTTATTTGGAGGTTTTTTTATAAGTTGGATTGGTGTTGATATGACTTTGTGTTTAGTGTTCATCTTAGTTGTTTTATCGTTTATTGTTCTTTTTCAAATAGAAAAGAAACCTATTTTAAATAAGAAAATTGGTGAACCGATGAAAGAAAGTTTAAAAGCTGGAGTAAAATTTGTTTTTCAAAATAAAGCTATTTTAGGTGTTTTGTCTTTAGATATGATCGCTGTTTTATTTGGAGGAACAGTGGCTATTTTATCTGTCTTTGCACAAGATGTTTTAAAAGTTGGACCAGAAGGTTTTGGTATTTTAAACGCATCTATTTCTATGGGAAGTATTCTTACCATGTTTATTACAACCTATATTCCTATCAGTCAGAATACAGGTAAAAAAATGTTGATTTCTGTCTTCATTTTTGGTTTAAGTATCATTGCTTTTGGACTTTCATCTATTTTCTGGGTAAGTGTTTTAGCTTTATTTATTAGTGGAGCTGCAGATGGAATTTCAATGGTAATTCGTCAAACTATTTTACAATTAAAAACACCAGATGAAATGCGTGGAAGAGTCGCTTCTGTTAACTCTATGTTTGTAGGTTCTTCTAATGAATTAGGTGCTTTTGAAAGCGGTTTAGCGGCTAAAATACTAGGACCGGTAGCTGCAGTGGTTTTTGGTGGAACAATGACTTTAATTACTGTTACAGCCACAGGAATATTAAATCCTAAATTAAGAAAATTAGATCTAACTAAAGATATTGAAGAAAACGATAAAGAATAA